From the genome of Bacillota bacterium, one region includes:
- a CDS encoding heavy metal-responsive transcriptional regulator, with protein MRIGELASRAGVTTGAIRFYEQLGLLRPEGRTPAGYRVFGPGQVERLRFIRAARMLGLSLSAIAEVLAVRDQGRRPCEYVLDQMAKKIDQVNRQIASLERLKRELGELYELGRSLQRGPDRAADRTRCICDILSESGYRRMQPDSGAGQRPDGGVARAKEVALQGRKGFL; from the coding sequence ATGCGGATCGGTGAACTGGCCTCGCGGGCCGGCGTAACCACGGGGGCCATTCGGTTTTACGAGCAACTGGGGCTGCTCAGGCCGGAAGGGCGAACGCCAGCAGGCTACCGCGTGTTCGGGCCCGGCCAGGTGGAACGGCTGCGCTTCATCCGAGCAGCCCGGATGCTTGGGCTTTCCCTGAGCGCGATCGCGGAGGTGCTGGCCGTCCGGGACCAGGGCCGGCGCCCCTGCGAGTATGTCCTGGACCAGATGGCAAAGAAGATCGACCAGGTGAACCGGCAGATCGCAAGCCTGGAGCGGCTCAAGCGCGAGCTCGGTGAACTGTACGAGCTGGGGCGGTCCCTGCAACGCGGGCCGGACCGGGCGGCAGACAGGACGCGCTGTATCTGCGACATCCTCAGTGAGTCAGGTTACCGGCGGATGCAGCCTGATTCCGGCGCCGGCCAGCGGCCGGACGGAGGTGTGGCACGTGCCAAAGAAGTCGCTCTCCAAGGGAGAAAGGGCTTCCTATGA
- the merA gene encoding mercury(II) reductase, which translates to MPKKSLSKGERASYDLVILGSGSTAFAAALRAVELGARVAMTEHRTLGGTCVARGCLPSKNLIAAARLVWEARHPRYRGLSQAQMAVDFDTLVKQKDELVSHYRQGRYQSIVDESDAIDVYYGRARLAGEHEVVVGDRRLRGEHVLIATGSRPLIPPVPGLGGVPSYLTSDLLTVGEPQELHELPGSLAIIGAGYVALELGQMFHRLGSRVTLIEPSERLLPRMEPEVGDTLVPLLRKEGLEVFLGARVTRVERTDGPDRRQVALRLQTGGHGDVILADQVLVAAGRQPNTDGIGLEEAGVELDAQGFVRVDRLLRTSRPNIWAAGDVIGLQQGSQLATPVGAFDGAIAAENALAGAGREVDHTVVPRAIFTEPEVASVGLTEEQAVRTGHRCACRVLELEWVPKARATYRTDGFIKMVADRDSHRVLGVTMVGHDASEAIHEAAMGLELGARIEHFRQMIHVYPTMAEALKLVATSFFKDVRRLSCCAD; encoded by the coding sequence GTGCCAAAGAAGTCGCTCTCCAAGGGAGAAAGGGCTTCCTATGACCTGGTGATCTTGGGCTCCGGGTCGACGGCTTTTGCGGCCGCCCTTCGGGCCGTTGAACTTGGGGCCCGGGTTGCCATGACGGAACACCGGACCCTGGGCGGAACCTGCGTCGCGCGCGGCTGCCTCCCCTCCAAGAACCTCATCGCTGCTGCCCGGCTCGTATGGGAGGCTCGCCACCCTCGCTACCGCGGCCTGTCGCAGGCTCAGATGGCCGTCGACTTCGACACGCTGGTGAAGCAGAAGGACGAACTGGTCTCGCACTACCGCCAGGGGCGCTATCAGTCCATCGTGGACGAGTCGGACGCCATCGACGTCTATTACGGGAGGGCCAGGCTGGCCGGTGAGCACGAGGTGGTCGTTGGCGACCGACGGCTTCGGGGCGAGCACGTTCTCATCGCGACCGGGAGCCGCCCGTTGATCCCTCCTGTTCCGGGACTGGGGGGCGTTCCGTCGTACCTGACGTCCGACCTGCTCACCGTCGGCGAACCGCAGGAGCTTCACGAGCTACCGGGTTCACTGGCCATCATCGGTGCCGGCTATGTCGCGCTCGAACTGGGCCAGATGTTCCACCGGCTGGGCTCTCGGGTCACGCTCATCGAGCCGAGCGAGCGGCTGTTGCCGCGCATGGAACCGGAGGTTGGCGACACCCTTGTCCCGCTGCTGCGAAAGGAAGGGCTCGAAGTTTTCCTGGGCGCACGCGTGACCCGCGTGGAGCGAACGGACGGGCCGGACCGCCGCCAGGTGGCGCTTCGCCTGCAGACTGGAGGCCACGGTGACGTCATCCTGGCCGATCAGGTGCTCGTGGCAGCGGGGCGGCAGCCCAACACGGACGGTATCGGGCTAGAGGAGGCCGGCGTCGAGCTGGACGCCCAGGGCTTTGTACGGGTGGACAGACTGCTCCGAACCTCTCGCCCGAACATCTGGGCAGCAGGGGACGTCATCGGCCTTCAGCAGGGCAGCCAGCTTGCGACTCCGGTGGGCGCGTTCGACGGGGCGATTGCCGCGGAGAACGCGCTGGCTGGGGCGGGCAGAGAGGTCGACCACACAGTGGTACCCCGCGCCATATTCACCGAGCCGGAGGTGGCCAGCGTTGGGTTGACCGAAGAGCAGGCTGTCCGGACGGGGCACCGCTGCGCCTGCCGGGTGCTGGAGCTCGAGTGGGTGCCGAAGGCCCGCGCCACTTATCGCACGGATGGCTTCATCAAGATGGTGGCGGACCGCGACAGCCACCGGGTGCTCGGCGTTACGATGGTAGGACACGACGCTTCCGAGGCGATCCACGAAGCGGCCATGGGTCTCGAACTCGGAGCGCGAATCGAGCATTTCCGCCAGATGATCCACGTTTACCCGACGATGGCGGAGGCCCTCAAACTCGTGGCCACCAGCTTCTTCAAGGACGTCCGGAGACTATCCTGCTGCGCTGACTGA
- a CDS encoding GAF domain-containing sensor histidine kinase — translation MSHRGSEPSPLRMPAGSAPVGTPRSARTHLLTWLTTLGPAAFVGVFEFARHYSPLNTVLPLWAGNVLVFLVVLVGAYFFSGFVFGIISRMQEELIRRTEALAQRTAVAEALYRISTEISAALDLDHVMESVAASTRELVEADMAAVGLAGESSTQLTWRVASASEAVHCRKLLQECGPAILTSLAEYGAPLKLEDVSSRGASSEPPAEESGPHEALRALCRGGFQAVMAVPLRAGEHFAGALIVANCRAARFSDDAAAVVSGLATQAAIAIEKARLVEQVQSLAALEERERIAREMHDGVGQVLGYVSIKAQAVRELVVARRFDEARLQLDQLAAAAREVYTDLRETILGLRTSVRPGRPLVEALREYLEQFSRDTAVAAHLEVPEDTLALRPVVELQLLRIIQEALTNVRKHAQARNVWVRFSQDSGRWQVTVEDDGRGLGASTHGVRGPRFGLQMMRERAQSMGGVFQIASRPGGGTRVLVMLPAESEADGHASGSGG, via the coding sequence ATGTCTCATCGGGGCTCCGAGCCCTCGCCTCTTCGGATGCCGGCCGGCAGCGCCCCTGTCGGCACGCCTCGGAGTGCCCGCACGCATCTGCTCACCTGGCTCACCACGCTGGGCCCGGCTGCCTTCGTGGGCGTCTTTGAGTTTGCGCGCCACTACTCTCCCCTCAACACGGTTCTGCCCCTGTGGGCCGGCAACGTCCTGGTCTTCCTGGTGGTTTTGGTGGGCGCTTACTTCTTCTCAGGGTTCGTCTTCGGCATCATCAGCCGCATGCAGGAGGAGCTGATCCGCCGGACTGAGGCGCTGGCCCAGCGCACCGCGGTGGCCGAGGCGCTCTACCGCATCAGCACGGAGATTTCGGCCGCTCTCGATCTGGATCACGTGATGGAGTCGGTGGCCGCCAGCACCCGAGAGCTTGTGGAGGCGGACATGGCCGCCGTCGGTCTGGCAGGCGAGAGCAGCACCCAGCTCACGTGGCGGGTGGCCTCGGCGTCAGAGGCGGTCCACTGCCGAAAGCTTTTGCAGGAGTGCGGGCCGGCCATCCTCACCTCCCTGGCCGAATATGGCGCGCCGCTCAAACTGGAGGACGTATCCAGCCGGGGTGCAAGCAGCGAGCCGCCTGCAGAAGAATCGGGGCCCCATGAAGCGCTGCGTGCTCTTTGCCGCGGCGGCTTTCAGGCCGTCATGGCCGTCCCGCTGCGGGCCGGAGAGCACTTTGCCGGTGCCCTGATCGTCGCCAACTGCCGGGCTGCCCGCTTCAGCGACGATGCGGCCGCAGTCGTCAGCGGCCTTGCGACCCAGGCGGCCATCGCTATCGAAAAGGCGCGCCTGGTTGAGCAAGTGCAGAGCCTCGCCGCCCTGGAGGAGCGAGAGCGCATTGCCCGGGAGATGCACGATGGTGTCGGCCAGGTGCTGGGGTACGTGAGCATCAAGGCGCAGGCGGTGCGCGAGCTGGTGGTGGCGCGCCGCTTCGACGAGGCGCGCCTTCAGCTGGATCAACTTGCGGCGGCCGCCCGGGAGGTTTACACCGACCTGAGGGAAACGATCCTGGGCCTGCGCACCTCGGTTCGCCCCGGTCGCCCCCTGGTGGAAGCGCTTCGGGAGTACCTTGAGCAGTTCAGCCGCGACACCGCTGTGGCGGCCCACCTCGAGGTTCCAGAGGATACGCTGGCCCTGCGGCCTGTCGTCGAACTGCAACTTCTGCGAATCATTCAGGAGGCGTTGACCAACGTTCGCAAACACGCGCAGGCCCGCAACGTCTGGGTTCGCTTCTCCCAAGATTCAGGCCGCTGGCAGGTTACCGTGGAGGACGACGGGCGCGGTCTGGGCGCCTCCACCCACGGCGTTCGGGGGCCCCGCTTCGGGCTGCAGATGATGCGTGAACGCGCCCAGAGCATGGGGGGCGTGTTCCAGATCGCATCCCGGCCCGGCGGGGGCACTCGCGTGCTTGTCATGTTGCCGGCGGAGAGTGAGGCAGACGGCCATGCGTCTGGTTCTGGCGGATGA
- a CDS encoding response regulator transcription factor, whose protein sequence is MRLVLADDHPLFRDGIRSLLEARGLEVIGEASTASETVRLTLSLRPDLVLMDIGMPEGGGLEATRLIKASAPEVKIIILTVYDDDQTLFEAIKCGADGYLTKNLKSDEFFSLLQGVTRGEPAISPRLASRILQELGRQIRGEARSAPSDELTEREREVLHLVAAGATNREIAERLFITENTVKFHMRNILDKLHLRNRAEAVAYAMRRGLLPPSA, encoded by the coding sequence ATGCGTCTGGTTCTGGCGGATGATCACCCGCTATTCCGGGACGGCATCCGCAGCCTGCTGGAGGCGCGGGGCCTCGAGGTGATCGGCGAGGCCAGCACCGCTTCTGAGACGGTCCGGCTGACTTTGTCGCTCCGGCCTGACCTCGTCTTGATGGACATCGGGATGCCGGAGGGGGGCGGGCTCGAAGCCACCCGCCTCATCAAGGCATCGGCTCCGGAGGTCAAGATCATCATCCTGACCGTATACGACGACGATCAGACGTTGTTTGAGGCCATCAAGTGCGGGGCTGACGGCTATCTGACGAAGAACCTCAAATCCGACGAGTTTTTCTCCCTTCTGCAGGGTGTCACCCGTGGCGAACCGGCCATCTCGCCGCGCCTGGCTTCCCGGATTCTTCAGGAACTCGGCCGCCAGATCCGGGGAGAAGCGAGGTCGGCGCCTTCCGACGAGCTGACCGAACGCGAACGCGAGGTGCTGCATCTGGTGGCGGCCGGCGCCACCAACCGGGAGATTGCGGAACGCCTGTTTATCACCGAAAATACGGTTAAATTTCACATGCGGAACATCCTCGACAAGCTGCACCTGCGCAACCGGGCGGAGGCCGTCGCTTACGCCATGAGGCGGGGGCTCTTGCCACCCTCGGCTTGA
- a CDS encoding cupredoxin domain-containing protein, giving the protein MRRMRRFGPTGLLVAALLALLAAGAQGARRQAFTVVMGEYSFDPATLTVSAGSQVEITLVNQGRLPHEFMVYPSGPNMPMERKEMHEWVEANSMLKGVETTVEVDGNTISGTEIMEVVVKPGARVSIRFVPARTGTFEFACLIPGHYEQGQKGQLIVK; this is encoded by the coding sequence ATGCGCAGGATGCGACGGTTTGGGCCGACGGGACTGTTGGTGGCCGCTTTGCTGGCACTATTGGCCGCCGGCGCGCAGGGAGCGCGGCGACAGGCCTTCACGGTGGTGATGGGCGAGTACTCGTTCGACCCGGCCACGCTCACCGTGTCCGCGGGAAGCCAGGTCGAGATCACGCTGGTCAACCAGGGGCGCCTGCCTCACGAGTTCATGGTCTACCCCTCCGGTCCGAATATGCCCATGGAGCGCAAAGAGATGCACGAATGGGTCGAAGCCAATTCCATGCTGAAGGGCGTTGAAACCACCGTGGAAGTGGACGGTAATACCATCTCCGGCACCGAAATCATGGAGGTCGTTGTAAAGCCGGGAGCCAGGGTGAGCATCCGATTTGTCCCTGCCAGGACGGGTACGTTTGAATTCGCCTGCCTGATTCCTGGCCACTACGAGCAGGGCCAGAAAGGCCAGCTCATTGTCAAGTAG
- a CDS encoding cupredoxin domain-containing protein: protein MKDGRVWLAISFVLVLSALTAARLVMASYAPPSSVTRPIVPRTWQFHVVLAAAGSDEVTARRWHPGTLVVNAGDTVVLKVTNADPDFAHGFGIAAAFRSRDGGVNVTLQPGESRTFTFTIDRPGIYLFSCTLEGCAEDHADQKGQLVVLPAELGAVGG, encoded by the coding sequence GTGAAAGACGGGCGGGTTTGGCTGGCCATATCGTTCGTGTTGGTTCTCTCGGCTCTTACCGCGGCGCGGCTGGTGATGGCATCGTACGCACCCCCTTCGTCCGTGACCCGCCCCATCGTTCCACGCACCTGGCAATTCCACGTGGTGCTGGCCGCGGCGGGCAGTGACGAGGTGACGGCCAGGCGGTGGCACCCGGGAACTCTGGTCGTGAACGCGGGGGACACCGTCGTTTTGAAGGTAACCAATGCCGACCCCGACTTCGCCCATGGCTTCGGGATCGCGGCAGCGTTCAGGTCCCGGGACGGCGGCGTCAACGTGACGCTGCAGCCCGGCGAAAGCCGCACGTTCACCTTCACCATTGACAGGCCCGGCATCTACCTGTTCTCATGCACGCTGGAAGGGTGCGCCGAGGATCACGCCGACCAGAAAGGGCAGCTTGTGGTCCTGCCCGCAGAGTTGGGGGCTGTCGGCGGGTGA
- a CDS encoding 4Fe-4S dicluster domain-containing protein, protein MKLSRRALLQTTAAFAVAAGAPEAVSKLAKWLKGHTPRGVPALAADGSTGRLVVLDAVPEAGRPAVARAAGAGHSTAAVAPGAPAAPGAVATHRFVMVIDLARCDGCGACTEACNAFHFVPPGQEWIKVCRLKDSENTAPYWFPRPCMQCDNPPCVTVCPVSATYKREDGIVMQDNDRCIGCRFCIAACPYGARYFNWVEPLHSPEERSATYNIEMQYPHRKGVVEKCVFCPSLVGEGELPACARACPMGAIWFGDEVEDIAANSQGQRMKLSELIRQNGGYRYLEELGTEPRVYYLPPRRRVYPAPPDETAT, encoded by the coding sequence GTGAAGCTTTCACGGCGCGCCTTGCTGCAAACCACAGCGGCCTTTGCCGTGGCCGCGGGGGCACCCGAGGCCGTCTCCAAACTGGCCAAATGGCTGAAGGGGCACACTCCCCGCGGCGTTCCGGCCCTGGCCGCCGACGGTTCCACCGGACGCCTGGTCGTGCTGGATGCCGTGCCCGAGGCAGGCAGGCCGGCCGTGGCCCGCGCGGCGGGCGCCGGGCACTCTACGGCGGCCGTGGCCCCGGGGGCACCGGCGGCACCCGGCGCCGTCGCGACGCACCGCTTCGTGATGGTCATCGACCTGGCGCGCTGCGACGGGTGCGGTGCCTGCACCGAGGCTTGCAACGCTTTCCACTTCGTCCCGCCGGGCCAGGAGTGGATCAAGGTTTGCCGCCTCAAGGACAGCGAGAACACAGCGCCCTACTGGTTCCCCCGGCCGTGCATGCAATGCGACAACCCCCCGTGCGTGACGGTCTGTCCGGTGAGCGCCACGTACAAGCGGGAAGATGGCATCGTCATGCAGGACAATGATCGCTGCATCGGCTGCCGCTTCTGCATCGCCGCCTGCCCGTACGGCGCCAGATACTTCAACTGGGTGGAGCCGCTCCACTCCCCCGAAGAGCGCAGCGCCACTTACAACATCGAAATGCAGTACCCGCACCGCAAGGGCGTCGTTGAGAAGTGCGTCTTTTGCCCCTCGCTGGTGGGAGAGGGCGAGCTTCCGGCGTGTGCCCGGGCATGCCCGATGGGGGCCATATGGTTCGGCGACGAGGTGGAGGATATCGCGGCGAACTCCCAGGGACAGAGGATGAAGCTGTCGGAGCTCATCCGCCAGAACGGTGGATATCGGTACCTGGAAGAACTCGGCACTGAGCCCCGGGTGTACTACCTGCCACCGCGCCGCCGGGTTTACCCCGCACCGCCTGACGAGACGGCAACCTGA